From Schizosaccharomyces pombe strain 972h- genome assembly, chromosome: II, the proteins below share one genomic window:
- the lvs1 gene encoding beige protein 1 — protein MDRKANAYSKSVELLSRLEGCPSEKVLLEELRKLRGFIRNDIPSNFFPQLFITDNGFAAIKKAVTKLNFQSLLSLDIFECCLQILGIATSYTILRSWLLSRKHIEAWIELAIRRMFYSFCAIQDDSNISIYAIGTSSKTDSSIQAASPNEDLKSEGAQEIDSQSETVSISSDVDYDEDRKDLKKAKICSAYYLKTRLLLAVLSFAQNDSTFSLLKLVPSLQDNTNASLVELSRVVEAAIQKLSIKPLAFPNVLPQVLLLCPSISIFNLILLHLRALIRSSPENAIKIGYSKTMHFLLTYLFEPPTSFPLSDVSKDLLNEITLHCATFGVSNASTAKVLRTYLKTKSEFLRTWLLKALSHLVAPSFYFNPSTKGYSSIDFTLSSPVMPINGYSVSLWLNIESLMNDDGNYAPTTLFLISDFLKSTLFRLLLDASKKTVVVHIGSSKDTCVVNFSTPITNFFSKIYKDNPSLNPPSWHLITLVHRNEKSSLPNLELYIDGSAVERAACPYPFLSSTLQPLYVSLGPSIGSRNQSTPSTLAPNVAETDALVSENTGAASQKTSKSYKTNDSLKVPPLVPLLIGTTRFFPVPLVSSQIAIISSLGPSYSGCFQGPINDYMTYKASTALTLEIQDSKSNTEDLLHSIQAFSRSPIAFMSCARDYVDIMDLQLSDFCSFSVLETLKKLENQYYSHVYINRAVSSYDKAFSAEQPSFGVSSGSVTPIIMQSISDAIYNIGGSSILLELVGTAETEAELNFGLQVFFSSIEDNWRFSENVEQTHSFEILAQILHSKSHLLVSEETLKIIALMSGVHHTRFKHPLVMNPLLFRYLILDFDLWSKAPNSNLFVQQLGYIVSLIENNDYAGFNVKRLMKMQILKKLLTAMRNCLFHKDLLPILRLLFKVLMTSAFVSENIRSVATYIIYASQATGKSKPIRRSSVSIAVDRSDSNYISIKESGYAICEEFIDLLIKSNGEPSFLRRFSSMITPAWLLFLLRQQDIHYFICGIRLLNQSICSLGSSFLSKFSQKFHGFLILHDNLKDHIHLEELWLNLLFLSLGLGIRSVQFRTDLTYKQKLDFVLKNELDNILPLSEVFPSLFHAIQATLEKVSNVNGKLNSENVAALRYADDTMSFLVTLQTTYSFELTLNYDFSELLTKVVFPFLSPVDTITAEQEMRDLLHNIRQPLPRSSSSKTFGEGIKKSVRKFSMSGSFKRVVTPLGTQLRKDILNDSITDMENTSSFTASFPQSDQALQYFDNFTVQYAEAKDVIKGLLFSILTCIYNRITSGQGFSYSRLLVYLPPSQIEKKSTFFSGILRSTMSKLIEAVKNDKLLLAEPSILANISYIFTKFIRMHLLGYLKGSWLEIVDDLGSLLEEIISRPDFLAKLPKNGRNAAMNMYSCFLDLFLLEVSDLKQTECNAQSDKIIKSITYWQSLLFNSKTYQKDLFSLLWYAVYIMVETTTGVVRLQAVDAWRLLFLHSPGYLSDIAKTCNNDPRFAYEICKTLDNDSDKFVRWLDDNAAEVNQFMLSCFFCRWEDFLKQQHKLADEEASLLQFSRLEHLRKQLAQNTFNENILNESSASYHVWISSLFALECNRFKKMSQDQSDQENFVAAALLSQKNELSHENSILGSKTTSWELDSTEGSERMRKRLMPCLLQSSELDSKLEARSSGARRNRSFDTSVEAPVSLTNEEKQAATLILPSQEETLHDAARSDSNNSMEDEEDDVDEEDKEDKNRTVMRSIESGDSIQDVYNVSRIFGLEATEGILLLGKQYLYLMDNFFLRSDNEIVDVNDNSIIDERDPYLQLLHLQSLSSSGKVRRHISKENNWHWDFIDLSLVLKRFYLLRDVGLELFFKDGRSFLTILSNTKNRDSLYQKLVARAPGADVLSTSHFATSMSRDLGKANGKSNFLSSKLANALSFSTTHPATKRWERREISNFNYLQIVNTLAGRTYNDLTQYPVFPWVIADYTSKELDLNNPKTYRNFCKPMGAQHPERESQFNERYDLLLGLNDSQQQPFHYGTHYSSAMIVCSYLIRLRPFVDSYLALQGGQFDHADRLFYSIEQAWRSSSKENMADVRELIPEFFYLSEMFINGNGFDFGSRQKESTPINDVILPPWAKGDPAIFVQKNREALESKYVSAHLHEWIDLVFGCKQRGDEAVAATNVFHHLSYQGAIDLENIENEFELAAAVGIIHNFGQTPKQVFKKPHPQRGPDFTDTPLGPYLFGRFEDSIHLLFQSCSPIIRICKKVAHIQYDPSKDEVGAFAADYTPLGPNTFLAWGRVDNTVQLISDQLDKQPVMFEELHSEKITHVVACDERTFLTASLDLTLRLWTLSTNKPIKASLKRVLYGHRYRITCVTVCKAFSIIVSGDAGGNLIIWDLNRAEFVSSLSVYKLPIQTIAVNARNAEIAFSTGFYCCVVNVNGKILVKDKLSRIYNENSDENILCSCFYTGANSEWLHKNLFITGHPDGIIRIWEKRLQSNAKLEAEKNNADRPKWRFHLLRQLQHTKGLGRNRVATRQNIITITPNGQARGIFAGDDKGQVFSWMLPDTTSNVHLEKDNTSELCSLCDSRFSLMEWRSQCRACGNSNVCSDCVSMLKDTNIKTCYECYRQMPLCYKN, from the coding sequence ATGGACAGAAAGGCGAATGCCTATTCTAAAAGCGTTGAGTTGTTATCGAGGCTTGAGGGTTGTCCCTCAGAAAAAGTTCTGTTAGAAGAGTTACGAAAATTGAGGGGGTTCATTCGAAATGATATTCccagtaatttttttccacaACTCTTTATTACTGACAATGGCTTTGCAGCCATTAAGAAGGCTGTCACTAAGCTAAACTTTCAATCGTTACTAAGTcttgatatttttgaatgctGCTTGCAAATATTAGGAATTGCAACTTCTTATACTATCTTGCGTTCTTGGTTACTATCCAGAAAACATATTGAGGCATGGATTGAGCTCGCTATTCGAAGAATGTTTTATTCATTCTGTGCTATACAGGATGATTCCAATATTTCCATTTATGCAATAGGTACTTCTTCCAAGACAGATTCTTCTATTCAAGCTGCTTCTCCTAATGAAGATTTAAAGTCAGAAGGGGCGCAAGAGATTGATTCCCAATCGGAGACAGTTTCAATATCTTCTGACGTTGATTATGATGAAGATCGTAAGGATTTAAAGAAGGCCAAGATATGTAGTGCATATTACCTAAAAACTAGGCTACTTCTGGCTGTTTTGTCTTTTGCCCAAAACGATAGTACTTTTTCGCTTTTGAAGCTTGTACCTTCTTTGCAAGATAATACCAATGCATCTCTTGTTGAGTTATCTCGCGTAGTGGAAGCTGCAATACAGAAGCTTTCCATCAAACCGCTAGCTTTCCCTAATGTTTTACCCCAAGTCCTTCTTCTCTGTCCTTCTATCTCCATTTTCAATCTTATCCTACTTCACCTTCGTGCACTTATTCGTTCTTCTCCTGAAAACGCTATTAAAATTGGTTATTCCAAAACTATGCATTTCCTTTTAACATACCTTTTCGAGCCTCCCACTTCTTTTCCATTGTCGGATGTTTCGAAAGATTTGCTCAATGAGATCACATTACATTGTGCCACTTTTGGAGTGTCGAATGCTTCTACTGCAAAGGTTTTACGTACATATTTGAAAACCAAGTCTGAATTCCTTCGAACATGGTTATTAAAAGCTCTTTCCCACCTTGTTGCAccatctttttattttaatccTTCGACAAAAGGTTACTCTTCTATTGATTTTACGCTGAGCTCTCCTGTAATGCCAATTAATGGATATTCTGTTTCCCTTTGGTTAAACATTGAGTCTCTAATGAACGATGATGGCAATTATGCCCCAACTACCCTTTTTCTCATCTctgattttttgaaatcaacCCTTTTTCGCTTACTACTTGATGCATCCAAAAAGACTGTAGTTGTTCATATTGGCTCAAGTAAAGATACCTGTGTAGTTAACTTTTCAACTCCTAttaccaattttttttccaaaatttacaaagatAATCCTAGTCTAAATCCACCTTCGTGGCATTTGATTACCTTAGTCCATCGTAACGAAAAATCTTCTCTTCCCAACTTGGAACTATATATTGATGGTTCTGCTGTTGAACGCGCTGCTTGCCCTTAcccatttctttcttctacCTTACAGCCATTATACGTATCTTTAGGTCCCAGCATTGGATCAAGGAACCAATCTACCCCATCAACCCTTGCACCTAATGTAGCTGAAACTGATGCACTTGTTTCAGAGAACACTGGAGCAGCATCTCAAAAGACATCTAAGTCTTATAAAACTAACGACTCCTTGAAAGTGCCTCCACTAGTACCTCTATTAATAGGGACAACACGGTTTTTTCCGGTTCCTTTAGTTTCATCGCAAATAGCAATTATTAGTAGTCTAGGACCAAGTTATTCGGGATGTTTTCAAGGTCCAATCAATGATTATATGACTTACAAAGCGTCTACTGCTCTTACTCTAGAAATCCAAGATTCTAAATCAAATACCGAAGATTTACTGCATAGTATTCAAGCATTCTCTCGTTCTCCCATCGCTTTCATGAGCTGTGCAAGGGATTATGTTGATATTATGGACTTACAACTTTCTGACTTTTGCTCTTTTTCTGTTTTGGAAACGTTAAAAAAGTTGGAGAATCAATATTATTCGCATGTTTATATAAATCGAGCTGTCTCGTCTTATGATAAAGCATTCTCAGCTGAACAACCTAGCTTCGGTGTATCTTCTGGATCTGTTACTCCAATCATAATGCAAAGTATTAGTGATGCCATTTACAATATAGGTGGTTCATCTATTCTGCTAGAACTTGTCGGTACCGCTGAGACTGAGGCAGAGCTCAACTTTGGATTGCAAgtatttttctcttcaatTGAGGATAACTGGAGGTTTTCTGAGAATGTTGAGCAAACAcattcttttgaaattttggcTCAAATTTTACACTCAAAGTCCCATCTTCTTGTATCCGAAGAAACTCTTAAAATTATTGCTTTAATGTCTGGGGTACACCATACGCGCTTTAAGCATCCTCTTGTAATGAATCCACTGTTGTTTcgatatttaattttagatTTTGATTTATGGTCCAAGGCACCTAattctaatttatttgttcaGCAGTTAGGTTATATTGTTTCTCTTATTGAGAATAATGATTATGCCGGTTTTAACGTTAAAcgattaatgaaaatgcaaatattaaaaaaacttttaacgGCAATGagaaattgtttatttcataAGGATTTGCTTCCAATATTACGCCTccttttcaaagttttgATGACCTCTGCTTTTGTTTCTGAAAATATTCGCTCCGTTGCTACATATATAATTTATGCATCCCAAGCAACTGGAAAATCTAAACCCATTCGCCGTTCTAGTGTTTCAATTGCTGTAGATCGTTCTGattctaattatattaGCATCAAAGAGTCTGGATACGCGATTTGTGAGGAATTTATTGACTTGCTCATAAAGTCAAATGGTGAACCGTCCTTTTTGAGGCGATTTTCTTCCATGATAACTCCAGCATGGCTGCTGTTTTTACTTAGACAACAAgatattcattattttatttgcGGCATCCGACTTTTAAACCAATCGATTTGCTCATTGGGCTCaagttttctttcaaaattttctcAGAAGTTTCATGGATTCCTAATACTTCAcgataatttaaaagatcATATACACCTTGAAGAATTATGGCTAAATCTGTTGTTTTTATCCTTAGGGTTAGGCATCAGAAGTGTTCAATTTAGAACTGACTTGACCTATAAGCAAAAGTtagattttgttttgaaaaatgaaTTGGATAATATACTCCCTTTATCGGAAGTATTTCCATCTCTTTTTCATGCCATCCAAGCTACTTTGGAGAAGGTTAGTAATGTTAACGGAAAGCTTAATTCTGAAAACGTTGCTGCTTTACGATATGCTGATGATACAATGTCATTCCTCGTCACTTTACAAACTACATATTCGTTTGAACTCACGCTGAATTACGACTTTAGTGAACTTTTGACTAAGGTTGTGTTTCCGTTTTTATCTCCAGTGGATACTATTACTGCTGAACAGGAGATGCGTGATTTACTACATAATATTCGTCAGCCACTCCCTAGGAGTTCATCCTCTAAAACATTTGGTGAAGGTATTAAAAAGTCGGTTCGTAAATTTTCTATGTCTGGGTCTTTCAAACGTGTCGTTACTCCTTTAGGCACTCAATTGCGTAAAGACATATTAAATGACTCAATTACTGATATGGAAAATACTTCATCTTTTACTGCTTCATTTCCGCAATCAGATCAGGCCTTGCAATATTTCGACAATTTTACTGTTCAATACGCTGAAGCTAAAGATGTTATTAAAggacttttgttttcaattttaactTGTATTTATAATCGTATAACTTCTGGACAGGGATTTAGCTACTCTAGACTTCTGGTTTATCTTCCGCCTTCtcaaatagaaaaaaaatctacaTTTTTCAGCGGTATCCTTAGATCAACCATGTCGAAACTCATCGAAGCAGTGAAAAATGATAAACTATTATTAGCTGAGCCATCCATTTTGGCAAACATTAGCTATATCTTTACCAAATTTATCCGGATGCATCTCTTAGGATATTTGAAGGGCAGCTGGCTTGAAATTGTTGATGATTTGGGTAGTTTATTGGAAGAGATTATATCTCGTCCAGATTTTTTGGCGaaacttccaaaaaatggaagaaatGCAGCCATGAACATGTATAGCTGTTTCCTTGATTTGTTCTTATTAGAGGTTTCGGACCTCAAACAAACTGAGTGTAATGCGCAGTCAgacaaaattattaaatcgATTACTTACTGGCAGagtcttttatttaactcTAAAACATAtcaaaaagatttgttttctttgctttGGTATGCTGTTTATATTATGGTTGAAACGACTACTGGTGTGGTTCGTTTGCAGGCAGTTGATGCTTGGCGACTTCTGTTTCTTCATTCTCCTGGTTATCTAAGCGATATAGCAAAAACATGTAATAATGATCCAAGGTTTGCTTACGAGATATGCAAAACCCTCGACAATGATTCTGACAAATTTGTGCGTTGGCTTGATGATAATGCTGCAGAAGTTAATCAATTCATGTTaagttgctttttttgtagATGGGaggattttttgaaacaacaACATAAATTGGCAGATGAAGAAGCCTCacttcttcaattttctcGATTGGAACATTTAAGAAAGCAATTGGCACAGAACacatttaatgaaaatattttaaatgagTCTTCTGCTTCATACCATGTTTGGATATCCAGTTTATTTGCCCTTGAGTGTAATAGATTTAAGAAGATGTCACAGGATCAATCTGACCAAGAAAACTTCGTTGCAGCAGCTTTATTATCTCAAAAGAATGAGCTATCGCATGAGAATTCTATTTTAGGAAGTAAGACTACTTCTTGGGAATTAGATTCTACTGAAGGCTCTGAAAGGATGAGGAAAAGACTAATGCCATGTTTACTTCAATCCTCAGAGCTAGATTCAAAGCTGGAAGCACGGTCATCTGGTGCCCGTAGGAATAGAAGTTTTGATACGTCCGTTGAGGCTCCTGTTTCATTaacaaatgaagaaaagcaagCAGCTACATTGATTCTTCCTTCCCAAGAAGAAACCCTACACGATGCTGCACGGAGTGATTCAAATAACTCGATGgaggatgaagaagacGATGTTGACGAAGAGGATAAGGAGGATAAAAACCGTACGGTTATGCGGTCTATTGAGTCGGGTGATTCAATCCAAGATGTTTATAATGTCTCTAGGATATTCGGGTTGGAAGCTACTGAAGGTATACTGCTGTTGGGTAAGCAGTATCTATATCTAATGgacaacttttttttaaggtcTGATAACGAAATTGTCGATGTTAATGACAATAGTATTATTGATGAAAGAGATCCATATTTACAATTGTTGCATCTCCAGTCCCTTAGCTCTTCAGGGAAAGTCAGAAGACATATTtctaaagaaaacaattgGCATTGGGACTTTATAGATCTTTCATTAGTTTTAAAGCGATTTTACTTGCTTAGAGATGTTGGTCttgaacttttttttaaagatggCCGAAGTTTTTTGACAATATTATCCAATACAAAAAACAGAGATTCtttatatcaaaaattagtTGCAAGAGCTCCTGGTGCTGATGTTCTTTCTACGAGCCATTTTGCAACCTCAATGAGCCGTGACCTTGGAAAAGCAAATGGCaagtcaaattttttgagttCTAAGTTAGCAAACGCTTTGTCCTTTTCAACAACACATCCTGCTACAAAGAGATGGGAAAGACGTgaaatttctaattttaaCTATCTTCAAATTGTGAACACATTAGCTGGGCGTACCTATAATGATTTAACTCAATATCCGGTATTCCCATGGGTAATCGCTGACTATACTAGTAAAGAGTTGGATTTGAACAATCCTAAAACTTATAGAAACTTTTGCAAACCAATGGGTGCTCAACATCCTGAAAGAGAGTCACAATTTAACGAACGATACGATCTTCTTCTTGGGCTTAATGATTCCCAACAACAACCTTTCCATTATGGTACTCATTACTCCTCTGCAATGATTGTATGTTCTTACTTAATTCGTTTACGACCTTTTGTTGATTCATATCTTGCACTTCAAGGTGGGCAATTCGATCATGCAGATCGATTGTTTTACTCGATTGAACAAGCGTGGAGATCGTCTTCTAAGGAAAATATGGCTGATGTTCGAGAGTTAATCcccgaatttttttacctcAGTGAAATGTTCATTAACGGAAATGGATTTGATTTTGGCTCCAGGCAAAAAGAATCCACCCCTATCAACGATGTTATATTACCACCTTGGGCTAAAGGCGATCCAGCTatttttgttcaaaaaaatcgagAGGCGTTAGAAAGTAAGTATGTAAGCGCTCACTTACATGAGTGGATTGATCTTGTTTTTGGTTGCAAGCAGCGAGGTGATGAGGCGGTAGCAGCAACTAATGTTTTCCATCATTTATCATACCAAGGTGCTATAGATcttgaaaatattgaaaatgaatttgagCTTGCTGCCGCAGTAGGGATTATTCATAATTTTGGCCAAACACCTAAACAGGTGTTTAAAAAACCACATCCACAGAGGGGTCCCGACTTTACAGATACACCTTTGGGTCCTTATTTGTTTGGACGCTTTGAGGACAGTATTCatcttttgtttcaaagCTGCTCTCCCATTATTAGGATTTGTAAAAAGGTTGCTCACATACAATATGATCCTTCTAAGGATGAAGTCGGTGCTTTTGCTGCAGATTATACTCCACTTGGTCCGAATACGTTTCTTGCTTGGGGTCGTGTTGACAATACTGTACAATTAATAAGCGACCAACTTGATAAACAGCCAGTGATGTTTGAGGAACTTCATTCTGAGAAAATCACTCATGTTGTTGCTTGTGATGAAAGAACTTTCTTAACAGCGTCTTTGGATCTTACCTTAAGACTTTGGACATTATCTACCAATAAACCCATTAAGGCTAGCTTGAAGCGGGTTCTTTATGGTCACCGTTATAGAATTACATGTGTTACTGTTTGCAAGGCATTTAGTATAATCGTGAGCGGAGATGCTGGTGgaaatttgattatttgGGATTTAAATCGCGCAGAGTTTGTTAGCTCGTTATCTGTATATAAATTGCCTATCCAAACAATAGCTGTAAATGCCAGAAACGCAGAAATTGCGTTTTCCACAGGGTTTTATTGCTGTGTGGTCAACGTCAATGGGAAAATACTTGTTAAAGATAAGTTATCTCGGATTTACAATGAAAACTCGGATGAAAACATCCTTTGTTCTTGTTTCTATACCGGAGCGAACTCGGAGTGGTTACATAAAAACTTGTTTATAACAGGGCACCCTGACGGGATCATACGTATATGGGAGAAAAGGTTGCAATCGAATGCAAAGTTGGAAGCTgagaaaaataatgctGATCGTCCGAAGTGGAGGTTTCATTTGTTACGACAACTTCAACACACTAAAGGGCTCGGCAGGAACAGGGTTGCAACTCGGCAAAATATTATTACCATTACTCCAAACGGCCAAGCTAGAGGTATTTTTGCAGGAGATGACAAAGGACAAGTATTTTCTTGGATGCTGCCAGATACAACTTCGAACGtacatttggaaaaagataataCTAGTGAATTGTGTTCGTTGTGTGATTCAAGGTTTTCGTTAATGGAATGGCGAAGTCAATGTCGCGCGTGCGGAAATTCTAACGTTTGCAGCGACTGTGTTTCTATGTTGAAAGACACAAATATAAAAACCTGTTATGAGTGTTACCGACAAATGCCTTTATGTTATAAGAATTAA
- the hhp1 gene encoding serine/threonine protein kinase (CK1 family) Hhp1: MALDLRIGNKYRIGRKIGSGSFGDIYLGTNVVSGEEVAIKLESTRAKHPQLEYEYRVYRILSGGVGIPFVRWFGVECDYNAMVMDLLGPSLEDLFNFCNRKFSLKTVLLLADQLISRIEFIHSKSFLHRDIKPDNFLMGIGKRGNQVNIIDFGLAKKYRDHKTHLHIPYRENKNLTGTARYASINTHLGIEQSRRDDLESLGYVLVYFCRGSLPWQGLKATTKKQKYEKIMEKKISTPTEVLCRGFPQEFSIYLNYTRSLRFDDKPDYAYLRKLFRDLFCRQSYEFDYMFDWTLKRKTQQDQQHQQQLQQQLSATPQAINPPPERSSFRNYQKQNFDEKGGDINTTVPVINDPSATGAQYINRPN, from the exons atggCTTTGGACCTCCGGATTGGGAACAAGTATCGCATTGGTCGTAAAATTGGCAGTGGATCTTTCGGAGACATTTATCTTGGGACTAATGTCGTTTCTGGTGAAGAGGTCGCTATCAAGCTAGAATCAACTCGTGCTAAACACCCTCAATTGGAGTATGAATACAGAGTTTATCGCATTTTGTCAGGAGGGGTCGGAATCCCGTTTGTTCGTTGGTTCGGTGTAGAATGTGATTACAACGCTATGGTGATGGATTTATTGGGTCCTTCGTTGGAAGacttgtttaatttttgcaatcgaaagttttctttgaaaacaGTTCTTCTCCTTGCGGACCAGCTCATTTCTCGAATTGAAttcattcattcaaaatcttttcttcatcGTGATATTAAGCCTGATAACTTTTTAATGGGAATAGGTAAAAGAGGAAATCAAGTTAACATAATTGATTTCGGATTGGCTAAGAAGTATCGTGATCACAAAACTCACCTGCACATTCCTTATCGCGAGAACAAGAATCTTACAGGTACTGCACGCTATGCTAGCATCAATACTCATTTAGGTATTGAACAATCCCGCCGTGATGACCTCGAATCTTTAGGTTATGTGCTCGTCTACTTTTGTCGTGGTAGCCTGCCTTGGCAGGGATTGAAGGCTACCAcgaaaaagcaaaagtaTGAAAAGATTATGGAGAAGAAGATCTCTACGCCTACAGAGGTCTTATGTCGGGGATTCCCTCAGGAGTTCTCAATTTATCTCAATTACACGAGATCTTTACGTTTCGATGACAAACCTGATTACGCCTACCTTCGCAAGCTTTTCCGAGATCTTTTTTGTCGGCAATCTTATGAGTTTGACTATATGTTTGATTGGACCTTGAAGAGAAAG ACTCAACAAGACCAACAACATCAGCAGCAATTACAGCAACAACTGTCTGCAACTCCTCAAGCTATTAATCCGCCGCCAGAGAGGTCTTCATTTagaaattatcaaaaacaaaactttgATGAAAAAGGCGGAGACATTAATACAACCGTTCCTGTTATAAATGATCCATCTGCAACCGGAGCTCAATATATCAACAGACCTAATTGA
- the mug176 gene encoding BRCT domain protein: MPSLNQEETPKKTKNPYRKGHSRRQSRHSIPSDELNSNSSKSLNNDRISRTIENSLQKETNSDNKIKKLSKTKSNPTNPKSEEDPSQICQSFDESNIITPSKYLFPLSKDYSPNEGLFQTDMNEKNPHDLWNPTVPMAYLSRSLQGLTISKINETEQKFPLSSVHAYVEIGEGMFSMEIVTEQLRLLGATVHASLQMTEENPVSHAVLYDCSQETLKKISSAQVPIVCVSPKWVLACYSSKYLVDEEMYLVDPQDILQTKCLQTDDSELLNPLDPFTDTQMIQDPSDAFFFDTQAENLEPFVNGSPDSHCFNADSFLDQTLSDDYEFGLITCSDSNESSMSNDAQRENNPETISQISLSPTADLFSSFKITTDLEMTHLESAKKKYLAYKPLIGSPLKKKVSLIDF; encoded by the coding sequence ATGCCATCTTTGAACCAGGAAGAGACTCctaaaaaaactaaaaatcCTTATAGAAAGGGACATTCTCGACGACAAAGTCGACATTCAATTCCTTCCgatgaattaaattcaaataGTAGCAAATCGCTCAACAATGATCGTATCAGCCGGACAATAGAAAATTCTctacaaaaagaaacaaatagcgataacaaaattaagaaattatccaaaacaaaaagtaatcCCACTAATCCCAAAAGTGAAGAAGACCCCAGTCAAATATGCCAATCCTTTGACGAAAGTAATATAATTACACCATCTAAATACCTCTTTCCTCTATCAAAAGACTACTCCCCGAACGAGGGATTGTTTCAAACCGACATGAATGAGAAAAATCCTCATGATTTATGGAACCCAACGGTTCCCATGGCTTACCTTTCTCGATCTTTACAAGGCCTTAccatttcaaaaattaatgaaacaGAACAAAAATTCCCTTTGAGCTCTGTCCATGCTTACGTTGAAATCGGAGAAGGTATGTTTTCAATGGAAATCGTTACTGAACAATTGCGTCTATTGGGCGCAACTGTTCATGCGTCTTTACAAATGACCGAGGAAAATCCCGTTTCTCACGCAGTACTCTACGACTGCTCACAAGAAACTCTCAAGAAAATTAGTTCTGCTCAAGTCCCAATCGTTTGTGTATCTCCTAAATGGGTTTTGGCTTGTTACTCATCTAAGTATTTAGTCGACGAGGAAATGTACTTAGTTGATCCTCAAGATATACTGCAAACTAAATGTTTACAGACTGATGACTCGGAGTTGCTGAATCCTCTTGATCCTTTCACTGACACGCAAATGATTCAGGACCCTTCTGATGCCTTCTTTTTCGATACTCAAGCAGAAAATTTAGAACCATTCGTTAATGGGTCTCCTGATTCTCATTGTTTTAATGCCGACTCATTCTTGGATCAAACTTTGTCCGATGATTATGAGTTTGGTCTCATTACTTGCAGTGATTCTAATGAGTCATCTATGTCCAATGACGCTCAACGAGAAAATAATCCAGAAACCATTTCTCAAATATCGCTATCTCCAACGGCTGATCTATTTTcgtctttcaaaattacgACGGATTTAGAGATGACTCATTTAGAGTCTGCCAAAAAGAAGTATCTAGCTTACAAACCGTTAATTGGCTCTCcactaaaaaagaaggttaGTCTTATAGATTTCTAA
- the csc1 gene encoding FHA domain-containing protein: MSAVITLTPLNESFQTKKLVISPSTIYKIGRHTNKSTSPSPSNLFFNSKVLSRQHAELWLDKDTLSVYIRDVKSSNGTFVNETRLSPENKPSAPCKLNSGDIVDFGVDIYNEDEIVHQKVSAQVRIVVRGATFATTPARSLDSEVMLDSIMRQMVFQYQRCVELNENLESLENGVEEVSKSLSWLETGKTRDNRNNHHYSRKSSPHISSLAVPSTKHLDGERDRNLKRSTSPLSSSPFVTEAALNEAELAKTNLEAWKARAFTAEARLSSKNKSWQEKKYLVLSPFFIAVAGIIVYMGYWR, translated from the coding sequence ATGTCTGCCGTAATTACATTGACTCCATTAAATGAATCATTTCAAACGAAGAAATTGGTTATTTCTCCTTCAACgatttataaaattggACGACACACCAACAAGTCAACTTCACCTAGTCCCTCTaatctcttttttaattctaaAGTACTTAGCCGTCAACACGCCGAGTTATGGCTTGATAAGGACACCCTTTCTGTGTACATTCGAGACGTTAAATCTTCCAACGGGACTTTTGTGAACGAAACCCGACTGTCGCCTGAAAACAAGCCTTCAGCTCCTTGCAAATTAAATTCAGGCGATATCGTGGACTTTGGTGTTGATATATAcaatgaagatgaaatagTGCATCAAAAGGTATCTGCCCAAGTGAGAATTGTCGTACGTGGTGCTACTTTTGCTACGACTCCTGCACGATCGTTAGATTCAGAAGTAATGCTGGATTCAATTATGAGACAGATGGTTTTTCAGTATCAACGGTGTGTTGAACTAAATGAGAACTTGGAGAGTTTAGAAAATGGAGTAGAGGAGGTTAGTAAATCTCTCAGTTGGCTTGAAACTGGCAAAACTCGCGATAATCGTAATAATCATCATTATTCCCGCAAAAGCTCTCCGCACATTTCCTCTTTGGCTGTACCATCTACTAAACATTTAGATGGTGAGAGAGATCGTAATTTGAAGAGATCTACCTCTCCTCTTTCTAGCTCACCTTTTGTCACCGAAGCAGCACTTAATGAAGCCGAGCTTGCCAAAACAAATCTAGAAGCTTGGAAAGCCAGGGCCTTCACTGCTGAAGCAAGGCTATCATCTAAAAATAAGTCTTggcaagaaaaaaaatatttggtGCTTTCTCCCTTCTTCATAGCTGTTGCTGGTATCATTGTTTATATGGGTTATTGGCGGTGA